A region of Dioscorea cayenensis subsp. rotundata cultivar TDr96_F1 chromosome 5, TDr96_F1_v2_PseudoChromosome.rev07_lg8_w22 25.fasta, whole genome shotgun sequence DNA encodes the following proteins:
- the LOC120261478 gene encoding stromal 70 kDa heat shock-related protein, chloroplastic-like, whose translation MATSSASHVHSLGSPSAFTSSPRIASSRSLFFGCRSRFVARQARPLRLRATRGPVRVAAEKVVGIDLGTTNSAVAAMEGGKPTIVTNAEGQRTTPSVVAYTKTGDRLVGQIAKRQAVVNPENTFFSVKRFIGRKMSEVDEESKQVSYRVVKDENGNVKLECPAIGKQFAAEEISAQVLRKLVDDASKFLNDKVTKAVVTVPAYFNDSQRTATKDAGRIAGLEVLRIINEPTAASLAYGFEKKNNETILVFDLGGGTFDVSVLEVGDGVFEVLSTSGDTHLGGDDFDKRVVDWLAANFKRDEGIDLLKDKQALQRLTETAEKAKMELSSLTQTNISLPFITATADGPKHIETTITRAKFEELCSDLLDRLKTPVENALRDAKLSFTDLDEVILVGGSTRIPAVQELVKKMTGKDPNVTVNPDEVVALGAAVQAGVLSGDVSDIVLLDVTPLSLGLETLGGVMTKIIPRNTTLPTSKSEVFSTAADGQTSVEINVLQGEREFVRDNKSLGSFRLDGIPPAPRGVPQIEVKFDIDANGILSVTAVDKGTGKKQDITITGASTLPNDEVDRMVKEAERFAKEDKEKRDAIDTKNQADSVVYQTEKQLKELGDKVPAAVKEKVEAKLSELKDAISGGSTQGIKDAMAALNQEVMQIGQSLYNQPGGSPGAGPAPGADAGPAGSSDKGTDGGDVIDADFTDSK comes from the exons ATGGCGACCTCATCCGCAAGCCATGTCCACTCCCTTGGCTCACCTTCAGCTTTCACTTCGTCTCCCCGCATAGCTTCCTCTCGTTCACTCTTCTTCGGCTGCCGTAGCCGCTTCGTCGCACGCCAAGCACGTCCTCTACGGCTCCGAGCCACACGGGGTCCTGTCCGGGTAGCTGCTGAGAAGGTTGTTGGTATCGACCTTGGAACCACAAACTCTGCTGTTGCTGCGATGGAGGGTGGAAAGCCCACTATTGTGACCAACGCTGAGGGCCAGCGGACTACGCCGTCGGTTGTGGCTTATACGAAGACTGGAGATCGGCTCGTTGGGCAGATTGCCAAGCGGCAGGCTGTGGTTAATCCTGAGAATACGTTTTTCTCAGTTAAGCGCTTTATCGGGAGGAAGATGTCGGAGGTCGATGAGGAATCCAAGCAGGTTTCTTATAGAGTTGTTAAGGATGAGAATGGGAATGTGAAGCTTGAGTGCCCTGCCATTGGGAAGCAGTTTGCCGCCGAGGAGATCTCAGCTCag GTATTGAGAAAGCTAGTGGATGATGCGTCCAAGTTTTTAAATGACAAGGTCACTAAGGCGGTAGTGACAGTTCCTGCATATTTTAATGACTCGCAAAGGACAGCAACAAAAGATGCTGGTCGGATTGCTGGTTTAGAGGTTCTTCGAATCATTAATGAACCAACTGCTGCTTCCCTGGCATAtggatttgaaaaaaagaacaatgaaACTATTCTGGTGTTCGACTTGGGGGGTGGTACATTTGATGTCTCAG TTCTCGAGGTTGGAGATGGAGTTTTTGAGGTGCTTTCAACTTCTGGAGACACTCATCTTGGAGGGGATGACTTTGATAAG AGAGTTGTCGATTGGCTGGCGGCAAACTTCAAAAGAGACGAAGGCATTGATCTACTGAAGGATAAACAAGCCCTTCAACGACTCACTGAAACAGCAGAGAAGGCTAAGATGGAACTATCATCATTAACCCAAACAAACATTAG TTTGCCATTCATTACAGCGACAGCTGACGGTCCCAAGCATATAGAGACAACTATAACAAGAGCCAAATTTGAGGAGTTGTGCTCAGATCTTCTTGACAG GCTTAAAACTCCTGTAGAGAATGCATTGAGAGATGCAAAACTATCATTTACTGATCTGGATGAGGTGATTCTTGTGGGAGGATCTACACGAATTCCAGCTGTTCAAGAACTCGTGAAGAAGATGACTGGAAAGGACCCCAATGTTACTGTCAACCCTGATGAAGTGGTTGCTCTTGGAGCTGCAGTTCAG GCTGGAGTCTTGTCTGGAGATGTCAGTGATATTGTTCTTTTGGATGTTACGCCACTCTCTCTTGGGTTGGAGACCCTAGGTGGAGTGATGACAAAGATTATACCTAGGAACACAACATTGCCTACCTCCAAGTCTGAGGTCTTCTCGACAGCTGCAGATGGACAGACAAGTGTTGAAATTAATGTTCTCCAGGGTGAAAGAGAATTTGTAAGAGACAATAAATCACTTGGAAGTTTCCGCCTTGACGGAATTCCTCCAGCACCGCGTGGTGTTCCACAGATTGAAGTCAAGTTTGACATTGATGCCAATGGTATTCTCTCAGTCACAGCTGTGGACAAGGGCACAGGAAAGAAACAAGACATCACCATCACCGGAGCAAGCACCTTACCCAACGATGAG GTTGATCGGATGGTGAAGGAAGCTGAAAGGTTTGCAAAGGAGGACAAGGAGAAGAGAGATGCGATAGACACCAAGAATCAGGCTGATTCCGTCGTCTATCAAACTGAAAAACAATTGAAGGAGTTAGGTGACAAAGTACCTGCAGCTGTCAAAGAGAAGGTCGAGGCAAAGTTAAGCGAACTAAAAGATGCCATTTCTGGTGGATCAACACAAGGAATTAAGGACGCTATGGCTGCTTTGAACCAGGAGGTGATGCAGATTGGCCAATCACTCTACAATCAGCCAGGCGGCAGCCCAGGAGCTGGCCCTGCACCAGGTGCTGATGCTGGACCTGCTGGATCTTCAGACAAGGGAACTGATGGTGGAGATGTAATTGATGCTGATTTCACAGATAGCAAATGA
- the LOC120261479 gene encoding DNA polymerase alpha subunit B, with the protein MEAEIKAEFERNGFSLVSEDEILHKCLTFCINFKLSPSDLVSNWEIYYLNRELTGLQLEDSYMDGFLSYLQNEVKERTIKDEPHLHSYSNSDVGILLNDECDGIKESLLDTPVVGSQYERPYLDNGVAVTPKTNEKGSRLKDSKTAYDRVTPFGQRMNKFVPQFTFNDKIMDDGIGRQENENTEDDFIKRVQPSESCSLRVHCSKPEPGCRFMYDSIEDKFIALENRIKKHADAFAASGLYGEPTDATLATQKNVFTVGMICCDGDGHLNEKSVVLQGSAAHSGGQRVRLDLHNLAQFSLFPGQVVGVEGYNPSGHCLITSKVVDSLPYIPEGDLPPAKKLAMDQDFVTSSPSGTSKRLSLVAAAGPFTTTDNLLFEPLTELLSYASRKQSQLLLLMGPFLDSEHPEIKKGTVDQSFDEIFHIEVLRKLQDYIEFMGPSTRVILVPSIRDANHGFVFPQPAFDIHLPDKIRHQIICLSNPSLVSANEIMLGCCTVDILKQLSSEEISRTPADATSRDRMGRIATHLLNQRGYYPLYPPSVDTPLDLALTPEALDIPTIPDVLILPSDLAPFVKVLSLGEGNDGGELVKCLCMNPGRLAKGVGGGTFVELKYQDNLDKSRASIIRI; encoded by the exons ATGGAAGCAGAGATCAAGGCGGAGTTCGAGAGGAACGGGTTCTCGCTCGTCTCCGAAGATGAGATCCTTCACAAAT GTCTTACTTTTTGCATCAATTTCAAGCTCAGCCCGTCAGATCTCGTTTCCAATTGGGAGATTTATTATCTCAACAG AGAGCTAACTGGATTGCAGTTAGAAGATTCTTACATGGATGGCTTTTTATCGTACCTTCAAAATGAAGTCAAGGAAAGAACAATCAAAGACGAACCACACTTGCATAGTTATTCCAACAGTGATGTTGGCAT CCTTCTGAATGATGAGTGTGATGGTATCAAGGAGAGCTTGCTTGACACCCCAGTCGTAGGCAGTCAGTATGAGAGACCATATTTAGACAATGGTGTTGCAGTGACtccaaaaacaaatgagaaaggCTCACGTTTGAAAGATTCAAAGACTGCCTACGATCGGGTTACTCCTTTTGGCCAACGGATGAATAAATTTGTACCCCAGTTCACTTTCAATGATAAAATTATGGATGATGGGATAGGAAggcaagaaaatgaaaacacGGAAGATGACTTCATCAAACGAGTTCAGCCTAGTGAAAGTTGTTCTTTGCGAGTTCATTGCTCAAAACCAGAGCCCGGTTGCCGGTTCATGTACGATAGCATTGAAGACAAG TTCATTGCCCTTGAGAACCGCATCAAAAAGCACGCAGATGCTTTTGCTGCGTCCGGTCTTTATGGAGAACCTACTGACGCTACATTGGCTACACAG AAAAATGTGTTTACTGTTGGTATGATTTGCTGTGATGGAGATGGTCATCTGAATGAGAAGTCTGTCGTTTTGCAAGGCAG CGCTGCGCATTCTGGAGGGCAGCGAGTGCGCCTTGATCTGCATAATTTGGcacaattttctttatttcctgGACAA GTAGTTGGTGTTGAGGGCTACAATCCCAGTGGACACTGTCTGATCACGTCAAAAGTCGTCGATTCTTTGCCATACATTCCTGAAGGTGATCTTCCTCCTGCTAAGAAGCTAGCCATGGACCAGGACTTTGTTACAAGCTCTCCTTCAGGAACATCAAAAAGACTTTCCTTG GTTGCTGCAGCTGGCCCATTTACAACAACTGACAATCTGTTGTTTGAACCTCTAACAGAACTGCTTTCATATGCCAGCAGAAAACAGTCTCAATTGCTTTTGCTG ATGGGGCCATTCCTTGATTCTGAGCATCCTGAGATCAAAAAGGGTACTGTTGACCAAAGTTTTGATGAAATCTTTCACATTGAAGTTCTTAGGAAG TTGCAAGACTACATTGAGTTTATGGGTCCTTCTACTCGTGTTATCCTCGTGCCATCAATACGTGATGCCAACCATGGCTTTGTATTTCCTCAG CCTGCATTTGACATTCACCTACCAGACAAAATCAGACATCAG ATAATTTGTCTTTCCAATCCAAGTCTTGTCAGTGCAAATGAG ATTATGCTTGGTTGCTGTACTGTGGACATATTAAAACAGCTTAGCAGCGAGGAAATCTCACGGACTCCAGCTGACGCCACATCTAGAGATCGTATGGGAAGAATTGCAACTCATTTATTGAACCAACGGGG GTACTATCCTTTATATCCGCCCTCTGTGGATACTCCTCTTGACCTTGCACTCACACCAGAAGCCTTGGACATCCCAACCATTCCAGATGTTCTTATACTACCATCAGATCTTGCTCCATTTGTGAAG GTTCTATCCCTGGGAGAAGGAAATGATGGAGGAGAGCTTGTGAAGTGCTTGTGCATGAATCCTGGCAGATTAGCAAAGGGTGTTGGAGGTGGAACCTTTGTAGAGCTTAAATACCAAGACAATCTTGACAAGTCTAGGGCATCAATCATCAGAATATAG
- the LOC120260337 gene encoding TLC domain-containing protein At5g14285, whose translation MEALTIGSSLFPSFFLMFCLIYLIGRFIVFRNWSMNQRREASSCFISLFHGTPAVFLATSAILTHPSWGFAFPNTNFDNLVLDYSIAYFTVDLLHYLILIPGDYLFIAHHLATLFVFVTCRYLVLHGAFALLVLLVLAEVTSPWQNVWTLARIRKTESVNAARLDKLLSFPFYSLYTLMRVIAGPLFFFKMSAYYLSGQANDVIPNWVSVSWIVVVGAAIGVSILWISNLWIELYKETIGSSEKKER comes from the coding sequence aTGGAAGCCCTAACCATTGGTTCCTCACTGTTCCCATCTTTCTTTTTGATGTTTTGCCTCATATACCTCATTGGTCGCTTCATAGTGTTCCGCAATTGGAGCATGAATCAACGGAGGGAAGCATCAAGCTGCTTCATCTCACTCTTCCATGGCACTCCGGCCGTCTTCTTGGCCACCTCTGCAATCCTAACCCACCCCTCTTGGGGATTTGCATTTCCAAACACCAATTTTGATAACCTAGTTCTTGATTACAGCATTGCTTATTTCACAGTCGATCTCCTTCACTACCTCATTCTAATCCCCGGAGACTACCTCTTCATTGCCCACCATCTTGCAACCCTCTTCGTGTTTGTCACTTGTCGGTACCTTGTCCTTCATGGTGCTTTCGCACTGCTTGTCCTTCTCGTGCTTGCGGAGGTCACTAGTCCTTGGCAAAATGTTTGGACTCTTGCCAGGATCCGGAAGACAGAGTCGGTTAATGCTGCAAGACTAGACAAGCTCTTGTCATTTCCTTTCTACTCCTTGTATACTCTCATGAGGGTAATTGCAGGACCACTGTTCTTTTTCAAGATGAGCGCGTATTATCTTAGCGGCCAGGCGAATGACGTAATTCCTAATTGGGTGTCTGTGTCATGGATCGTTGTTGTCGGTGCTGCTATCGGAGTGAGCATTCTTTGGATTTCAAATCTTTGGATTGAGTTGTATAAGGAGACAATTGGGAGTtcagagaagaaagaaaggtaG
- the LOC120260785 gene encoding transcription factor GTE9-like has protein sequence MAKTVLVEYTNKKDLKRKSRDLSIVMMGKSQKFSKGHSAGFVPDYRHAVDTMVESEGFGSSGRVDSEDSCAPRRKCISVNVDKWDGFNIPLQIISLSKLSVSERKELEVKFRAELERVQALQKDILARSVTNTNSNVHSLNSDAHVKKRDVGGSNGSNLKRGVTGRFESAKRPHPSAAIAAAPISSSSAMLMKQCEALLKRLMSHQYSWVFNTPVDIVKLKIPDYYTVIKHPMDLGSVKSKLVSGAYSSPSGFAADVRLTFANAMTYNPAGNDVHIMADTLSKFFETRWKPIEKKLVAADASLKREAVEEPKLPAQLKKSKTPPQTQSEDIVMPAIAKPKMTDEEKHNLGRRLESLQDMPDHIIDFLRRHGDNANATSEDEIEIDIDSLNDDTLFELRKILDDYSREKQAEQLAKTEPCDMEILNESGLSNSSMHPCKGNEPNDEDVDIGGNDPPISSYPSVEIEKETVVRTSKCSSSSSSSTDSDSSSDSDSGSSSGSESDVQVTSPPKTAKANVGPTSNADQEMSDVVNPLDINRSVGGLDQFEEENQPHESVEVNGLNEGENAPSERQVSPEKLYRAALLRSRFADTILKAREKTLDQGEKGDPEKLRREREELERQQREEKARLQAEAKAAEDARLQAEAEAAAEAKRKRELEREAARQRLLKMEKTVDINENSLILKDLEMLRSVPGEPAPSSVDETTPCHSPDGIGGFKLGGSNPLEQLGLYMKVDDEEEEEGEPNQLPMHDVEEGEID, from the exons ATGGCAAAGACAGTTCTTGTCGAGtacacaaataaaaaggacTTGAAGAGGAAATCGCGGGATCTTTCAATTGTAATGATGGGAAAGTCGCAGAAGTTCTCTAAGGGTCACTCAGCTGGGTTTGTCCCTGATTATCGGCATGCAgttgacactatggttgagtcTGAAGGGTTTGGTAGCTCAGGTCGTGTTGACTCTGAGGACTCCTGTGCACCTAGGCGGAAATGCATTAGCGTAAATGTGGATAAATGGGATGGTTTTAATATTCCATTGCAAATTATTTCTCTTTCCAAGCTATCCGTTTCAGAGAGGAAGGAACTTGAGGTGAAATTTCGAGCTGAGCTGGAACGAGTCCAAGCATTGCAAAAGGATATTTTGGCCAGGAGTGTCACAAACACAAACTCTAATGTGCATTCCTTAAATAGTGATGCACATGTTAAGAAGCGGGATGTTGGTGGCAGTAATGGCTCCAACTTAAAGCGTGGGGTCACCGGAAGGTTTGAATCGGCAAAACGGCCTCATCCTTCTGCTGCTATAGCTGCTGCTCCAATTAGCAGCTCTTCTGCAATGTTGATGAAACAGTGTGAGGCACTTCTTAAGCGGCTAATGTCACACCAATACAGTTGGGTGTTTAATACTCCGGTTGACATAGTGAAGTTAAAGATTCCAGATTACTACACTGTTATTAAACACCCAATGGATCTTGGCAGTGTCAAGAGTAAATTAGTTTCGGGCGCATATTCTAGCCCTTCGGGGTTTGCAGCAGATGTTAGGCTTACTTTCGCCAATGCAATGACGTATAATCCAGCAGGCAATGATGTGCACATAATGGCAGATACCTTGAGCAAATTTTTTGAAACAAGATGGAAGCCTATTGAGAAGAAATTGGTTGCAGCCGATGCAAGCCTCAAAAGAGAAGCTGTTGAAGAGCCTAAGCTGCCTGCACAACTAAAGAAGAGCAAAACCCCACCTCAAACTCAATCTGAGGATATCGTCATGCCAGCGATTGCGAAGCCAAAAATGACAGATGAGGAGAAACATAATTTGGGCAGGCGCTTAGAGTCATTGCAGGACATGCCAGACCACATCATTGACTTTCTGAGAAGGCATGGTGACAATGCAAATGCAACAAGCGAGGATGAAATAGAGATTGatattgattctcttaatgatGATACATTGTTTGAATTGAGGAAGATTTTAGATGACTATTCGCGGGAGAAACAGGCAGAGCAACTGGCAAAAACTGAGCCTTGTGATATGgag ATTTTAAATGAATCTGGCCTCAGCAACTCATCTATGCACCCATGCAAAG GTAATGAACCcaatgatgaagatgtggatATTGGTGGCAATGATCCACCCATTTCCAGCTATCCTTCTGTTGAGATAGAGAAAGAAACAGTAGTCAGAACTAGCAAATGTAGCAGTTCAAGCAGTTCAAGCACTGATTCGGACTCATCCAGTG ATTCAGACTCGGGTAGTTCTTCAGGCAGTGAATCCGATGTTCAAGTTACTAGCCCTCCAAAAACGGCTAAG GCAAATGTTGGACCAACCTCAAATGCTGACCAAGAGATGAGTGATGTTGTGAACCCACTTGATATTAATA GATCTGTTGGTGGTCTGGATCAATTTGAAGAGGAGAATCAACCACATGAATCAGTTGAGGTTAATGGACTTAACGAGG GGGAGAATGCTCCATCTGAGAGGCAGGTCTCCCCAGAAAAGCTATATCGTGCAGCTTTATTGAGGAGTCGCTTTGCTGATACTATCCTCAAAGCCCGTGAGAAGACACTTGATCAG GGTGAAAAGGGTGATCCGGAAAAGTTGCGGCGTGAGAGGGAGGAACTTGAGCGGCAGCAAAGAGAAG AAAAGGCCCGGTTGCAAGCAGAAGCCAAAGCTGCAGAGGATGCTCGCCTGCAAGCTGAAGCAGAAGCTGCTGCTGAAGCCAAGCGCAAAAGAGAACTTGAAAGGGAAGCTGCTCGGCAGCGCTTGCTGAAG ATGGAAAAAACTGTTGACATCAATGAAAACAGTTTGATTCTTAAAGACCTTGAGATGTTAAGGTCTGTGCCAGGAGAACCTGCTCCAAGTTCTGTGGATGAAACCACTCCATGCCACTCTCCAGACGGCATTGGGGGTTTCAAACTTGGGGGAAGTAATCCTTTAGAACAACTTGGTTTATACATGAAAGTGgatgatgaagaggaagaagagggtGAACCAAACCAACTTCCCATGCATGATGTAGAGGAAGGAGAGATTGATTAA